A part of Candidatus Moraniibacteriota bacterium genomic DNA contains:
- a CDS encoding glycosyltransferase family 2 protein — protein sequence MNRSPLVFILILNYNGRATLPSCLRSIFHLNYPLFRVVVIDNASIDGSFEQAKKAYPKAHFIRNSENVGFARGMNVGIRFALDQRAEYLWLINPDAVIPKDSLYPLVSVLERHGDVGMVSPFITAPGNKSLWFGGGKISWLRMRAIHTPPRSHTMPFETGFLSGCAPLIKASVFRIVGLFDERFFLYYEDVDLSYRAKKSGFSAIVHPGVTITHSEESAKNPEKTYWLVRSGLLFFRKNMPLLEQPFFWTALALRKCWNILRIARHKKNKDVSALSVRDAFRDFWKYGY from the coding sequence ATGAACCGATCTCCACTCGTCTTTATCTTGATACTCAATTACAATGGGCGTGCCACACTCCCTAGTTGTTTGCGCTCCATTTTTCATCTTAACTATCCACTCTTCCGTGTCGTAGTCATCGACAATGCTTCCATAGACGGCTCCTTTGAACAAGCAAAGAAAGCTTATCCGAAAGCGCACTTCATCAGAAACTCTGAAAATGTTGGCTTCGCACGCGGTATGAATGTCGGTATCCGCTTCGCTCTCGACCAAAGAGCAGAGTATCTCTGGCTCATCAATCCAGACGCCGTTATCCCAAAGGATTCACTTTACCCTCTCGTCAGCGTCCTTGAACGTCATGGAGATGTCGGGATGGTATCCCCATTCATCACAGCGCCAGGAAACAAATCTCTCTGGTTTGGCGGCGGAAAAATATCCTGGCTCCGGATGCGCGCCATTCACACACCACCGCGCAGCCACACTATGCCCTTTGAAACCGGCTTCCTCTCCGGGTGCGCGCCACTTATCAAAGCTTCGGTTTTCCGAATCGTTGGACTCTTTGACGAACGATTTTTTCTCTACTACGAAGACGTTGATCTTTCCTATCGAGCCAAGAAATCCGGCTTCTCTGCTATTGTTCATCCAGGAGTCACCATCACTCACTCCGAAGAAAGCGCAAAAAATCCCGAGAAAACCTATTGGCTTGTCCGCTCAGGTCTCCTCTTCTTCCGAAAGAATATGCCACTCCTCGAGCAACCTTTCTTCTGGACCGCTCTTGCTCTGCGAAAATGCTGGAATATACTCCGCATTGCGCGGCACAAAAAAAACAAAGACGTCTCAGCGCTCTCCGTACGCGATGCCTTCAGAGACTTCTGGAAATATGGATACTAA
- a CDS encoding PrgI family protein — protein MRSMLFNVPQFIDVEDKVAGPLTAKQILWMVGMGGVLFIVWTFFDTTTFFVLSLPIIILFVLFAFYRPYNQSLLFFSVNAVMFFFRPKVYTWDRPGVVKNDIVKPKEEKVIIGPKSLSIEEIQSLAKAVDGGKSR, from the coding sequence ATGCGCTCTATGCTCTTCAATGTCCCACAATTTATTGATGTTGAAGATAAAGTAGCAGGCCCACTCACTGCCAAGCAAATACTCTGGATGGTTGGGATGGGCGGCGTATTGTTTATTGTGTGGACATTCTTTGATACGACGACGTTCTTTGTGTTGTCTCTTCCGATTATTATTCTCTTTGTACTCTTTGCCTTCTATCGTCCTTACAATCAGTCACTCCTCTTTTTCTCTGTGAATGCGGTCATGTTTTTCTTCCGACCAAAGGTATATACCTGGGATCGCCCGGGTGTGGTGAAGAATGACATTGTGAAGCCGAAAGAAGAGAAGGTGATAATAGGTCCGAAGTCACTGTCAATCGAGGAGATACAATCATTGGCGAAGGCGGTTGATGGTGGGAAGAGTCGATAA
- a CDS encoding O-antigen ligase family protein has product MQTFLLFNIIALFFLLPFEGARFVFFGIPIYFIELAVTFFATSILLAKNTSLSQKSQKKSVFVFPPSAINTGILLLLGGVITSILAAHSESAICPLSSESFLRSLGIFKSWFLFPLLFGYSIYLASQRYFSRENVIFLFAVSFFPFGIYSLLMWLFGSGMTYDGRFESIFNSPNAFALFLTPATLLSWYFFRTRKTFLWLAYTAMFFILLFSAHSFSAWIATFIAILSLEVVQHRITFKRLASVLSIATIFISMVAFSQRNTPRFEHFFNLDSRSSFASRVMIWKSAEKMLIDSPIFGVGPGNFQSCYLVYQQYFPPYLEWSVPEPHNIFLAFWLGSGVVGLISFCILIILWFRNTLRIYTKTENPSVLLTLMAIMLALIIHGLFDTPYWRMSLAYIFWIIFFLGILPERKALFDCTAERGCSLRTVFQKKLFFCGFRSEHAKTGKKTISSEKQPPHNL; this is encoded by the coding sequence ATGCAAACATTCCTTCTCTTCAATATAATTGCTCTTTTTTTTCTCCTTCCCTTCGAAGGTGCGCGCTTTGTGTTCTTTGGCATACCAATATATTTCATTGAACTCGCCGTCACATTCTTTGCCACAAGCATTCTCCTTGCAAAAAACACCTCACTCTCACAGAAATCTCAAAAAAAGAGCGTATTTGTATTCCCACCATCCGCAATAAACACTGGTATTCTCCTGCTTCTTGGAGGCGTCATTACTTCGATTCTTGCCGCGCATTCAGAGAGTGCAATCTGTCCACTTTCATCCGAATCGTTTCTCCGATCACTCGGTATTTTCAAATCATGGTTTCTCTTTCCTCTCCTCTTTGGATACAGTATATATCTCGCTTCTCAACGGTATTTTTCGCGCGAGAATGTGATATTTCTTTTCGCGGTATCTTTTTTCCCTTTCGGAATATATTCTCTTCTCATGTGGCTTTTTGGAAGCGGAATGACCTATGACGGACGATTCGAAAGTATTTTCAATTCTCCAAACGCTTTCGCACTCTTTCTCACACCAGCGACTCTTCTCTCTTGGTACTTTTTCCGAACGCGAAAAACATTTCTCTGGCTTGCATACACTGCCATGTTTTTTATTCTTCTCTTCTCCGCCCATTCCTTTTCAGCGTGGATTGCCACTTTCATTGCCATACTCTCGCTTGAGGTTGTACAACATCGCATAACCTTCAAAAGACTCGCAAGTGTCCTCAGCATCGCCACAATTTTCATTTCAATGGTCGCATTCTCCCAAAGAAACACCCCGCGATTTGAACATTTCTTCAATCTGGACTCGCGATCATCATTCGCGTCGCGCGTTATGATTTGGAAGTCCGCCGAGAAAATGCTCATAGACTCGCCTATCTTTGGCGTCGGACCGGGAAATTTCCAAAGTTGCTACCTTGTCTATCAACAATACTTCCCACCCTATCTCGAATGGTCGGTGCCGGAGCCACACAACATTTTCCTCGCTTTTTGGCTCGGAAGCGGCGTTGTCGGACTTATTTCCTTTTGCATTCTCATTATCCTTTGGTTTCGAAACACCCTTCGAATATATACGAAAACAGAGAACCCTTCGGTTCTCTTGACGCTCATGGCAATCATGCTCGCACTCATTATCCATGGACTCTTCGACACGCCCTATTGGAGAATGAGTCTCGCCTATATATTCTGGATTATATTTTTTCTCGGCATTCTCCCCGAGAGAAAAGCCCTCTTTGATTGCACTGCGGAAAGGGGATGTTCGCTTCGCACGGTTTTTCAGAAGAAATTGTTTTTTTGCGGCTTTCGAAGCGAACATGCGAAGACAGGTAAAAAAACAATTTCTTCTGAAAAACAGCCCCCTCACAATCTCTAA
- a CDS encoding ATP-binding protein yields MRVPFLSSLGGEQNEILESEALYQRGIARIRDLIAPSAIKVSANSLQSGETLVRTHFIIAYPRYLNTNWFSPVVNLDFPMDTAMFVHPIDTRDILRNLLKSATRVESSIQIESEAGKVRSPVLETALHDIEELRDRLQQGTEKFFRFSIYISLYAQSIEELNRMSRSIEAMLESQLVYIKPAVLRMQQGFTSTRPVGMDTLDVANNLNTAPLSTTFPFVSADLSSNDGILYGINRHNNSLILFDRFKLENANMVIFAKSGAGKSYFMKLEILRSMMFDTSVIVIDPENEYKHLAETVDGSFIHMSLNSPFHINPFDLPKKRDDQEDFEGLLRSNIATLIGLLHLMLGSVTAEEDSILDQALRETYAVRDITGKTDLSTLTPSSFPTMSDLYEVLRNMEGTESLAARLEKYTQGIFSGFLNHSSNITMQNQFVVFNIRDLEEELRPIAMYLILHYIWNEMRSELKRRLVVVDEAWIMMQNDDAASFLFGIAKRARKYYCGLTTITQDISDFMGSRYGKPIVTNSSLQLLLRQSPASIDVVTETFYLTDHEKFLLLESAVGEGIFFAGSKHVAIKVVASYSEDQIITSNPEQLVEIEAAKREFDEQGG; encoded by the coding sequence ATGCGAGTCCCCTTTCTCTCCTCTTTGGGAGGAGAACAGAACGAAATATTGGAAAGTGAAGCGCTCTACCAGCGTGGCATAGCGCGTATTCGAGATCTTATCGCGCCGTCCGCTATCAAGGTAAGCGCGAATTCGTTGCAATCCGGTGAGACGCTTGTGCGGACACATTTCATTATTGCTTATCCACGATATCTCAATACTAACTGGTTTTCACCGGTTGTGAATTTGGACTTTCCTATGGATACCGCGATGTTTGTGCATCCAATCGACACGCGAGATATATTGCGCAATCTCCTGAAGTCGGCGACACGCGTTGAGTCATCCATTCAAATAGAATCGGAGGCGGGAAAAGTTCGCAGTCCCGTGCTCGAGACAGCACTTCATGATATCGAGGAATTGCGCGATCGACTTCAGCAAGGAACAGAGAAATTTTTCCGTTTCAGTATCTATATTTCCCTCTACGCGCAGTCAATCGAAGAGCTCAATCGCATGAGTCGCTCTATCGAGGCGATGCTTGAATCCCAATTGGTCTATATCAAGCCAGCAGTCTTGCGTATGCAGCAGGGCTTTACTTCGACCCGCCCTGTTGGCATGGATACACTCGATGTCGCGAATAATCTCAATACAGCGCCACTTTCAACGACTTTCCCCTTTGTGTCCGCCGATCTTTCTTCGAATGACGGTATACTTTACGGCATCAATCGGCACAATAACAGCCTCATCCTCTTTGATCGGTTTAAGCTTGAGAATGCGAACATGGTGATATTTGCGAAGTCCGGCGCCGGGAAAAGTTATTTTATGAAGCTGGAAATCTTGCGATCGATGATGTTTGATACGAGCGTCATTGTGATTGATCCGGAAAATGAATACAAGCACCTTGCCGAGACGGTAGATGGCTCGTTTATTCACATGAGCTTAAATTCCCCTTTTCATATTAACCCTTTTGATTTGCCAAAGAAGCGCGATGATCAAGAGGACTTCGAGGGGCTCTTGCGGAGCAATATCGCAACCTTGATTGGACTCCTCCATCTCATGCTCGGCAGTGTCACTGCTGAGGAGGACTCGATACTCGATCAGGCGCTTCGCGAGACGTACGCGGTGCGTGATATTACTGGGAAAACGGATCTCTCGACGCTTACCCCATCATCATTTCCAACGATGAGTGACCTTTATGAAGTTTTGCGGAACATGGAGGGGACAGAGTCGCTGGCTGCTCGGCTGGAGAAGTATACACAAGGTATTTTCTCGGGATTTCTGAATCATTCAAGCAATATCACCATGCAGAATCAGTTCGTGGTGTTCAATATTCGCGATTTGGAAGAAGAATTGCGCCCGATTGCCATGTATCTCATCTTGCATTATATCTGGAATGAGATGCGCTCGGAGTTGAAACGGCGACTTGTTGTCGTGGATGAAGCATGGATTATGATGCAAAACGACGATGCAGCGAGCTTTCTCTTCGGTATTGCGAAGCGCGCGCGAAAATACTATTGCGGACTTACAACCATCACGCAGGACATCAGCGACTTCATGGGTTCGAGGTATGGAAAGCCAATCGTGACCAACTCGTCGCTTCAGCTTTTGCTCCGTCAGTCGCCAGCGTCAATTGATGTGGTGACAGAGACCTTCTATCTGACGGATCATGAGAAATTCTTGCTTTTGGAGAGCGCTGTTGGTGAGGGCATTTTCTTTGCCGGATCGAAACACGTCGCAATCAAAGTGGTGGCATCGTATAGTGAAGACCAGATTATTACCTCGAATCCAGAACAACTCGTAGAAATAGAGGCAGCGAAGCGCGAATTTGACGAACAAGGTGGTTGA
- a CDS encoding O-antigen ligase family protein yields MTRFFFLFFFATLPFQFALSPMPGIDLHISRLFVIGLSGLWFIHSLIRRSLPLPSRLEAFLLLSVFFLLAFSLFFVENLSWGLRKLSFLLSFFPIFFVAFSVFREAKSREIFARVLVYGSVISGIVGIAQFFLPFIIGLDPAILFWQSTILPLFSGHTFSDVVSEYSSMVVNVGGTNFLRASAFFPDPHIASFFWGMTIPLSLMLAFCTTQPKTRITFSVASFIILLADILTFSRGGYLALLITALFALGILFSELIHKHILAFSISGLLLVLIAATPNPLSSRLISTFDLSDHSTSGRIAIWSEAIHIIEQHPFVGVGLGNYSNTVLPSATYREPRYAHNTLLDIAAETGILSAILFFLLLSITLTRSLTKYRNNPLIFAGGCALLIFSLHSLFETPLYSVHILPLFLSLIAFVL; encoded by the coding sequence ATGACTCGCTTTTTTTTCTTGTTCTTCTTTGCGACGCTTCCCTTTCAATTTGCCCTGAGTCCGATGCCGGGCATCGACCTTCACATCTCCAGACTCTTCGTCATCGGGCTCTCGGGACTATGGTTTATTCATTCACTCATACGCCGATCATTACCACTCCCCTCAAGATTAGAAGCATTTCTCTTGCTCTCTGTTTTCTTTCTCTTGGCATTTTCTCTCTTCTTTGTTGAGAATCTTTCATGGGGACTGCGCAAACTCAGCTTTCTCCTCTCGTTCTTTCCAATTTTCTTCGTCGCTTTTTCAGTGTTCCGTGAAGCAAAATCGCGAGAAATATTTGCACGAGTGCTTGTGTATGGTTCAGTGATTTCTGGTATTGTCGGCATCGCACAATTTTTTCTTCCGTTTATTATCGGCCTCGATCCAGCCATACTCTTCTGGCAGAGCACTATTCTTCCACTGTTTTCCGGACACACTTTCTCCGATGTTGTTTCGGAATATTCCAGCATGGTGGTCAATGTTGGTGGAACAAATTTCCTCCGAGCAAGCGCTTTTTTCCCCGACCCACATATCGCCTCATTCTTCTGGGGCATGACGATTCCACTTTCACTCATGCTCGCTTTCTGTACAACGCAGCCAAAAACACGCATAACCTTTTCAGTGGCATCTTTCATCATACTGCTCGCAGATATTCTCACTTTCTCTCGCGGCGGATACCTTGCTCTCCTCATCACAGCGCTTTTCGCTTTGGGTATACTCTTTTCAGAGCTCATTCACAAACACATTCTTGCCTTCAGCATATCGGGACTTCTCCTTGTACTCATAGCTGCCACACCAAATCCGCTCTCCAGTCGACTCATTTCAACCTTTGATCTCTCTGATCATTCGACAAGTGGTCGGATCGCCATCTGGAGCGAGGCAATACATATTATTGAGCAACACCCATTTGTCGGCGTCGGTCTCGGCAATTATTCCAATACCGTACTCCCCTCAGCAACCTATCGTGAACCGCGCTATGCTCACAATACCCTACTCGATATCGCCGCCGAAACCGGTATACTATCGGCAATACTCTTCTTCCTCCTCCTTTCAATTACTCTCACACGATCACTCACGAAATATCGAAATAACCCACTCATCTTTGCTGGAGGATGCGCACTCCTCATCTTCTCTCTTCATAGCCTCTTCGAAACACCGCTCTATTCGGTACATATTCTCCCACTCTTTCTTAGCCTCATTGCTTTCGTACTGTAA
- the rnpA gene encoding ribonuclease P protein component, giving the protein MIPRAYRLSNHQEIRRVFRLGKKAYGSLFSFISLPNSLEKSRFAVIVSKKTAPRAVDRNRIKRFVREALRPNLPHITPGYDSIVVFLKKTPENPDLKAVSTDIDFLLHRIRLLS; this is encoded by the coding sequence ATGATACCGAGAGCCTACCGATTATCCAATCATCAGGAGATACGTCGAGTGTTTCGTCTCGGAAAGAAGGCTTATGGAAGCCTTTTTTCATTCATATCTCTCCCCAATTCACTCGAAAAAAGCCGCTTTGCCGTCATCGTCAGTAAGAAGACCGCGCCTCGCGCCGTCGATCGCAACCGCATCAAGCGCTTCGTACGAGAGGCTCTGCGTCCCAACCTCCCCCATATCACCCCCGGATACGATAGCATTGTCGTCTTTCTCAAGAAAACTCCCGAAAACCCAGATTTGAAAGCAGTTTCTACCGATATAGACTTCCTTCTGCATCGCATCCGACTCTTGTCGTAA
- a CDS encoding flippase, protein MPLARRIAYNVVFNSVAKIASTVLALVAIGFITRYLGTEGFGNYATVLAFFGLFAALADFGLSPLLAREISRKDAPEQIIVGNVVTLRIVSSSIILGLALIAVPFLPYDRELRLGIIIAAIAFVFASSSGILNGIFQKRLAMFEVASVEFLGKCLQLSIIIAAVSFDWGFGAIILALLAYMVFNAGALFFLSQRLLSFRLSFDISFWKSFLRESLPVGMISIVSFAYFKMDTILLSVLQGSADVGIYNAAYKIIENLTFFPAMIAGLVLPLFSRYIFHEPEKFRLVADKTFKVFVVFAAPLAIGGFFLAEPLVLLIGGPDFLAAALPLRILVFALAAIFFGNFFNAILIAGNLQKRLLAVLSVVAAFNIVANLFLIPKYSFAGAASVSLTTEGAVALATAFLAFRFLGYRPDTRGLFRILLASGILGIFLFFCASFPFLVRLLGGICVYLVSLWATGGIGMDEIAPLLFRKHSALENNETKSPLI, encoded by the coding sequence ATGCCACTCGCTCGACGCATCGCCTATAATGTCGTGTTCAATTCCGTTGCCAAAATCGCTTCGACGGTCTTGGCGCTCGTTGCGATTGGCTTTATAACGCGCTATCTCGGCACAGAAGGCTTCGGAAATTATGCGACCGTTCTCGCCTTTTTCGGACTCTTTGCTGCACTGGCAGATTTCGGACTCTCTCCACTCCTCGCGCGAGAAATATCCCGAAAGGACGCGCCCGAACAAATTATTGTCGGCAATGTCGTTACACTCCGCATCGTAAGCTCATCGATTATTCTCGGGCTCGCACTCATCGCTGTGCCTTTCCTGCCCTATGATCGAGAGCTTCGCCTCGGCATTATCATCGCAGCAATCGCCTTTGTCTTCGCTTCCTCTTCCGGCATACTCAATGGAATTTTCCAGAAGCGTCTCGCCATGTTCGAAGTGGCAAGCGTGGAATTTCTCGGCAAGTGTCTCCAACTCAGCATTATTATTGCTGCCGTTTCTTTCGATTGGGGGTTCGGCGCCATTATCTTGGCCCTCCTTGCCTACATGGTCTTCAATGCTGGCGCATTGTTCTTCTTGAGTCAAAGACTCCTTTCATTCAGACTTTCATTTGATATTTCATTTTGGAAAAGCTTTCTCCGCGAGTCCCTCCCTGTCGGCATGATTTCCATCGTTTCCTTCGCTTATTTCAAAATGGATACGATACTCCTCTCCGTACTCCAAGGAAGCGCCGATGTCGGCATCTACAATGCTGCTTACAAAATTATCGAGAACCTCACCTTCTTCCCTGCCATGATTGCCGGACTCGTTCTTCCACTCTTCTCCCGATACATCTTCCACGAGCCAGAGAAGTTCCGTCTCGTTGCTGATAAAACCTTCAAAGTATTCGTCGTCTTTGCTGCGCCACTCGCTATTGGCGGATTTTTCCTCGCTGAACCACTCGTACTCCTCATTGGCGGTCCCGATTTCCTTGCAGCTGCTCTCCCACTGCGCATACTCGTCTTCGCGCTCGCTGCCATATTCTTCGGAAATTTCTTCAACGCTATACTCATCGCCGGCAATCTTCAGAAGCGCCTCCTCGCTGTCCTTTCTGTAGTCGCCGCTTTCAATATTGTCGCCAATCTCTTCCTCATTCCCAAGTATTCTTTTGCTGGCGCCGCAAGCGTTTCACTCACGACCGAAGGTGCCGTCGCGCTGGCAACCGCCTTTCTCGCTTTTCGTTTTCTTGGATATCGTCCCGATACCCGCGGACTCTTTCGAATACTGCTTGCTTCCGGTATTCTGGGTATCTTTCTCTTCTTCTGCGCCTCTTTTCCCTTTCTTGTACGACTCCTTGGTGGCATATGTGTCTATCTCGTGTCTCTCTGGGCAACTGGAGGCATTGGCATGGATGAAATTGCACCGCTTCTTTTCCGCAAACATTCCGCACTCGAAAACAACGAAACAAAATCGCCCCTCATATGA
- a CDS encoding YidC/Oxa1 family membrane protein insertase translates to MSTLFHSGVYQPIYNLLVFLYDTIPGGDFGIAIIVATILLKTALFPLSQKQIESQKKMQDIQPKIKELQKKHKGDREKQSRAMMEFYKENKINPLSGCLPLILQLVVLIAIYRVLFNISHAGFVVSTEDLYTFVSNPGDIHRFFIGILDLSKPSILLAATTALAQYYQMKMIMDKKQSPEKSPKKSPPTKNSDAPDESPDFSQIMTKQMLYIGPGLTLFFGITFPSGLALYWLVSTLFMIAQQQYLFKKSSDPKRPTFIRKSA, encoded by the coding sequence ATGTCTACACTCTTCCATTCCGGCGTCTACCAACCAATATACAACCTGCTCGTCTTTCTCTATGACACCATTCCCGGGGGAGATTTTGGTATCGCCATTATCGTTGCCACTATTCTTCTCAAGACAGCGCTCTTCCCCCTTTCTCAGAAACAAATCGAGTCTCAGAAGAAGATGCAGGATATTCAGCCAAAGATAAAAGAGCTTCAGAAAAAGCACAAGGGTGATCGCGAGAAACAAAGTCGCGCTATGATGGAGTTCTACAAAGAAAACAAAATTAACCCGCTTTCCGGTTGTCTCCCGCTCATACTCCAGCTCGTCGTCCTCATTGCCATTTACCGCGTCCTCTTTAATATTTCACATGCCGGTTTCGTTGTTTCAACCGAAGATCTCTACACATTCGTTTCCAATCCGGGAGATATCCATCGCTTCTTCATTGGAATACTCGATCTCTCAAAGCCGAGCATACTCCTCGCCGCGACTACTGCGCTCGCTCAGTACTACCAAATGAAGATGATTATGGACAAGAAGCAGAGTCCAGAAAAATCTCCCAAAAAGTCTCCTCCTACGAAAAATTCGGATGCGCCAGACGAATCTCCCGATTTCAGTCAAATCATGACCAAACAGATGCTCTATATCGGTCCCGGGCTCACGCTCTTCTTTGGTATTACATTCCCCTCAGGACTCGCACTCTACTGGCTTGTTTCCACCCTCTTCATGATTGCTCAACAGCAATATCTCTTTAAGAAAAGCTCCGATCCGAAGCGCCCAACGTTCATTCGCAAGTCGGCATAG
- a CDS encoding glycosyltransferase family 2 protein translates to MDTNTRQKTPKFSFIIVNYHSAALLPACFSSFQNIILPKEYECIVVNNDPSEESVLLSLKERFSFTLVSLAKNHGFGFAANRGAEYAKGDILIFLNPDARFLSGNMQDIASIFKQYPSVGIVGMKLLIEPEKPQPWSAGKHITLVNIFRNHLGLSASTSLWNTKKSRSVTWVSGAALVIPRALFFQIHGFDERFFLYYEDVDLCTRTKKLHKKIVFTPRVNILHRGGGSMEHSREQQKREYYTSQDQYFALHRPRHERFLLAIFRKIFFL, encoded by the coding sequence ATGGATACTAATACGAGACAGAAGACGCCGAAGTTTTCATTTATTATCGTAAACTACCACAGCGCAGCGCTCCTTCCGGCGTGTTTTTCATCGTTTCAAAATATCATTCTGCCCAAAGAATACGAATGTATTGTCGTCAATAATGACCCGAGCGAAGAATCAGTTCTTCTTTCCTTGAAAGAAAGGTTCTCCTTCACACTTGTCTCCCTCGCCAAAAATCACGGCTTCGGTTTTGCAGCAAATCGCGGCGCCGAATATGCAAAAGGCGACATACTTATATTCCTCAATCCCGATGCGCGTTTTCTTTCAGGAAACATGCAGGACATAGCAAGTATATTCAAACAGTATCCGTCTGTTGGCATAGTTGGCATGAAGCTCCTCATCGAGCCAGAAAAGCCTCAACCATGGAGTGCCGGCAAACACATCACACTCGTAAATATCTTCAGAAACCACCTCGGACTTTCGGCAAGCACCTCACTCTGGAATACAAAAAAGTCTCGATCTGTCACATGGGTAAGCGGTGCTGCACTCGTCATTCCTCGCGCGCTCTTTTTTCAAATCCATGGCTTTGACGAACGATTTTTTCTCTACTACGAAGACGTCGATCTCTGCACTCGCACAAAAAAGCTCCACAAGAAAATCGTCTTCACGCCACGCGTGAACATACTTCATCGAGGAGGCGGGAGCATGGAGCATTCCCGAGAGCAACAAAAGCGCGAGTACTACACCTCCCAAGACCAATACTTCGCCCTTCATCGCCCACGACACGAACGATTTCTCCTTGCCATTTTTCGAAAGATATTCTTCCTATGA
- the rpmH gene encoding 50S ribosomal protein L34, whose product MKRTYQPKKLKRSRRHGFRKRSATVGGRKVLVARRRKGRKKLTV is encoded by the coding sequence ATGAAACGAACGTATCAACCAAAGAAACTGAAGCGCAGTCGTCGACATGGCTTCCGCAAGCGGAGCGCAACCGTCGGTGGACGCAAGGTTCTTGTCGCACGAAGACGAAAAGGGCGAAAGAAACTCACGGTATAA